A single genomic interval of candidate division WOR-3 bacterium harbors:
- a CDS encoding T9SS type A sorting domain-containing protein → MHFSQTDTFYLDEAFQRIHFYLPPFSGLYIPPWLWYDGDPHGGYDYTLWESIIVSRMAQPSPVTLKIWGDYNSSTGSGTVYVQFRNDSTAALNGIALIVITEDSLYYEAPNGVNWHNHVPRDYLPDHNGVPVSVAPGDSTVVSQSFTISPDWNDERCSIVTWIQDTVMQADSTFEIWQGGLVKVAELGIFEEEDDYGVSAEIMVEPNPCKDIVNFSFDIPTGSDYRINIFDVTGRCVQTLNGKAGQISERILWNCRDKRGIPVNSGVYFYKLQSGYLNATGKIVKR, encoded by the coding sequence GTGCACTTCAGTCAAACCGATACCTTTTATCTGGATGAAGCCTTTCAACGAATCCATTTCTATTTACCCCCGTTTTCAGGATTATATATACCACCGTGGTTATGGTATGACGGTGATCCGCACGGAGGTTATGATTATACCCTCTGGGAGTCGATCATCGTTTCGCGGATGGCGCAACCGTCGCCGGTGACTTTGAAGATCTGGGGTGATTATAACTCTTCCACCGGTTCAGGAACGGTCTATGTGCAGTTCCGAAATGATTCAACAGCTGCCTTAAACGGTATTGCACTTATCGTTATCACGGAAGACAGTCTTTATTATGAAGCTCCCAATGGCGTGAACTGGCATAATCACGTTCCAAGAGATTACCTGCCTGATCATAACGGCGTTCCTGTTTCAGTCGCTCCGGGTGATTCTACTGTGGTGAGTCAGTCATTTACAATTTCTCCGGACTGGAATGATGAGAGATGCAGCATCGTCACCTGGATTCAGGATACTGTGATGCAGGCTGATTCGACCTTTGAAATATGGCAGGGAGGTTTGGTTAAGGTTGCCGAGCTTGGTATTTTTGAGGAAGAAGATGATTATGGGGTATCAGCAGAGATTATGGTTGAACCCAATCCCTGTAAAGATATAGTCAATTTTTCATTCGATATTCCGACGGGGAGTGATTACCGGATAAATATTTTTGATGTAACCGGCCGGTGTGTACAAACTCTTAATGGAAAAGCCGGTCAGATCTCTGAAAGGATACTATGGAATTGCCGGGATAAGAGGGGTATACCGGTTAATTCCGGAGTATATTTTTATAAATTACAGAGTGGGTATTTAAATGCCACTGGTAAGATAGTCAAAAGGTGA
- the lexA gene encoding repressor LexA — protein MTTREKILQLIQDFIDEHGYAPSIREITRSIGFKSTKAVKVHLDILTEQGLIERKSGQARSIRIKPRTIPIIGRVTAGIPELAFEEVLDTFDPSLWRGCFILKVKGDSMNDARIHDGDMVVVKPTKEVVNNDIIVANLAGETTVKRLKRTGDSFVLKPENRAYPIIEEPFEIIGKVIAVFRKVE, from the coding sequence ATGACAACCAGAGAAAAGATATTGCAGCTGATTCAGGACTTCATCGATGAACACGGGTATGCTCCGTCGATCCGTGAGATCACCCGCAGTATAGGATTTAAAAGCACCAAGGCGGTCAAGGTCCATCTCGATATTCTAACTGAACAGGGTTTGATTGAACGAAAAAGCGGCCAGGCACGCAGTATCCGTATCAAACCGCGTACCATACCGATCATAGGCAGGGTGACTGCCGGAATACCGGAACTTGCCTTTGAAGAAGTTCTGGACACCTTTGATCCGTCTTTATGGCGGGGTTGTTTTATTCTGAAGGTGAAAGGTGACAGTATGAACGACGCCCGTATCCATGACGGTGATATGGTGGTCGTCAAACCGACAAAAGAGGTCGTCAATAACGACATCATCGTTGCGAACTTAGCGGGTGAGACAACCGTTAAAAGACTCAAAAGAACCGGCGATTCATTCGTTCTCAAACCAGAAAACAGGGCATATCCGATAATTGAAGAACCGTTTGAAATAATCGGCAAGGTCATCGCCGTCTTCCGAAAAGTCGAATAA
- a CDS encoding T9SS type A sorting domain-containing protein, whose amino-acid sequence MSRTEFLAEILDWFGILSVQEYSKEQQVKGLFRVYPNPGYGNLTLYGAPEVRGERVLITIYDAAGRVVQKLTEKRFPDKLVWNLKDINNRKVADGVYFLELRTDQKSEFKKVIILE is encoded by the coding sequence ATGTCACGTACTGAATTCCTTGCAGAGATCCTTGATTGGTTCGGAATTTTGTCAGTCCAGGAGTACAGTAAAGAACAACAGGTGAAAGGACTGTTTCGTGTATATCCAAATCCTGGGTACGGCAATCTGACCCTCTATGGTGCACCTGAGGTGAGGGGTGAGAGGGTTTTGATCACGATATATGATGCAGCAGGTAGAGTTGTGCAGAAATTGACCGAAAAGAGATTCCCGGATAAACTCGTATGGAATTTAAAGGATATTAATAATCGGAAGGTTGCAGATGGAGTTTACTTTCTTGAATTGCGCACTGATCAAAAGAGTGAATTCAAAAAGGTGATAATTCTCGAATAG
- a CDS encoding DNA polymerase IV: MYLCADLDAFFVSVEQALDPSLKGKPVVVGGPVMQRGVVASASYEARKFGICSGMPTARAYKLCPHAVFLKGNFEYYEEYSKRFHKILTGFSPHVRMASIDEAYVDIKGTRRLFGSPLDLAVRIKKMVNKELNIPLTIGIGRTKVFSKIVCEYSKPDGLMLLQEKDEIKFLSGLKVGFLPGIGPKHKEILNKLNIHTIGDLLKTPESILSSALGSYSKLIKFFVRGGDFNGCDGMKSVSRETTLPQDTADPNLIYALFLYLIERGCTALRRKRALARTLTVKVRFSDFRTVSKRTTIPMSNAPQIVFENGVRILERLFVPTRKIRLIGIALSNLFYGNLQPTLFMEKQNELSRLNYAVDRLRDRFGFNIIHPANRFFLKK; this comes from the coding sequence ATGTATCTCTGCGCTGATTTAGATGCGTTCTTCGTTTCTGTAGAACAGGCATTAGATCCATCACTGAAAGGCAAACCCGTTGTCGTCGGAGGTCCGGTCATGCAGCGCGGGGTCGTCGCATCCGCATCCTACGAAGCACGGAAATTCGGTATCTGTTCAGGAATGCCCACTGCCCGGGCATATAAACTATGTCCCCATGCGGTTTTCCTAAAGGGCAATTTTGAATACTATGAAGAGTATTCAAAAAGATTCCATAAGATACTTACCGGATTTTCTCCACATGTCAGAATGGCATCAATAGATGAGGCGTATGTCGATATAAAAGGGACCCGAAGACTGTTCGGTTCTCCGCTTGACTTAGCCGTCAGGATAAAAAAAATGGTGAATAAAGAGTTGAACATACCCCTTACAATCGGTATCGGCCGTACCAAGGTATTTTCCAAGATCGTATGCGAATATTCAAAACCCGACGGCCTTATGCTTCTACAGGAGAAAGATGAAATAAAATTCCTCTCGGGTTTGAAGGTCGGTTTCCTGCCGGGGATCGGGCCAAAGCACAAAGAGATTCTGAACAAGTTGAATATCCACACCATCGGTGATCTTTTGAAAACCCCTGAATCCATATTAAGCAGCGCACTCGGTAGTTACTCAAAACTAATAAAATTTTTTGTGCGGGGCGGAGATTTCAACGGCTGCGACGGAATGAAATCCGTAAGTCGTGAAACAACCCTTCCTCAGGATACCGCTGATCCAAATCTGATCTATGCCCTGTTTCTATATCTTATTGAACGGGGATGTACTGCTTTACGCCGAAAAAGAGCACTCGCCCGCACCCTGACAGTAAAGGTCAGATTCTCTGATTTCAGAACAGTATCAAAGAGAACCACCATACCCATGAGCAATGCCCCTCAGATAGTATTCGAAAACGGCGTACGAATCCTGGAACGGCTGTTCGTCCCGACAAGAAAAATAAGGCTTATAGGTATCGCCCTCTCAAACCTGTTCTATGGCAATCTCCAACCGACGCTCTTTATGGAAAAACAGAATGAGCTCAGTCGGTTGAATTATGCAGTAGACCGATTAAGAGACCGATTCGGTTTCAATATCATCCATCCGGCGAATAGATTCTTCTTAAAAAAGTGA